A region of the Leptospira ryugenii genome:
TAGAAGTTAAATGACCTTGCCCACCAGACGGAGAATTTGTTTGAAGAGTGAAAAGTGCAGATGCCGCACAGTGATTGCAAATTTTTTCAACAGAACCTCTTTTTGTAAAAAAATCTTTGTTCTCTTTGATTGTATTTTCACCAGGCGATTCAATTAGAAGTGCCGAAATATTTGCAGTATTCGCATCAGAGTCCAAACTAATATCCTGCATAAAACGAACCTTTTCTCCAAATAAGTCGAATGCAAAAGCAATTTTATCCGTTTCTTTTTTTAGTTCTTCTGGATTTGGAGGAGAGTTAAATTTATCCTCCCATTCGTTTTCATCCTTAGGTGCATAGACTGTTTGAAATAATCCGATTAAGAATTGATACAAAGCTCCTTGAAAATCAGGACGAGGAGTTACAATTTCAATGATAGGATTATCAGAATTAACCCCATCTGTAATTTGAGAGGGAGCAATTTTTTCAATCTCTCCTTTTTTTCTCTGAACAGTAATCCATTTATCTTGCATTAGATTCATGCTTCCTCTCCTTGTTTCATTTTTCTAAATCCTATATGTTCATTGTATGAAACAAAGACTTCGTTGTTTTGTTTGTCTAGGACTGTACCAATCCAATTTCCTAGTTCATTTTTTGTGAGAGGAATTAATATCGAATACTTACCCTTATCTGGTAAATTTTCTTTACAGGCATCTATTGCCTTATTCAAATCGTTATCCTCGCTTATTTTTTCATACTTAAGAATATACGACATGACTTTCACTTCACTATTAGCCCAAGGATAGCTTCCTTTATTATACCAAGGGGTTAATTTCCCTTCTTCCCATTTTGCTAAACTCACTTTGATCGTTTCTTCTCCTAATCGAGTGGGCGCATTAATATCATTCCAAATCGTTTCATTATCAATAGCAGTGTAACCTGATTCCAAGTTAATGGTATTGTTTTTGGCTTGAGAAGCTTTTTGTTTATCAATATTATTATTTTCATTAGTTATCTCGATTAAGCTTTGCGGAATCGCTTCTTTATCTCCATAAACAAAGTCAATTAAAGTGCGTGCTTCCTCTGGCATTTTGATTTCACCTTTTTGTTTCAGCACTTTCGCGGTTAAATAAAGTTTACCGTGATCAGGATAAACTTTTGCCCCTCCACGAAATACAGAACTATACCAATTCTTCTCTGGCTCATCATTAACTAATGGAGAATAAACATATAGAACGGGCTTTTCTCTTTGGTCTTTAGCAAAAACTCGGTTACCTAGTTGATCTCTCGTATGGCGGTGCAATCTTCCAGCTCTTTGAATAATTAGATCAATCGGAGCTAGGTCTGTTACCATTATATCAAAATCTAAGTCGAGAGATTGTTCCACAACTTGAGTGGCTATTACTATTTTTCCACTTCGCTTTATTGCATTACTTTCTTTTCCAAATAATTCTAAGACCTGTTGTTCTTTATCTAATCTATCTCCCATTGCAAATCTAGCGTGAAATAGAACTATATTTTCTTTTTTATAATTGCCATCAGAAGTAAGCATTTCATAGGAATTCATTGCGTCTGTTACAGTATTTCTTATCCAACAAACACATTTGTTTTCGTGGATGGATTTCTGAATTAATTTATAGATTTCCCCTTCTTCGTGAATCAATTCAACTTTCACTGTTCGTTTCACTTCTTCACGAGTCGCTACTGGAATTAGGATTGGCGATTGATTCAGAACAACTTGAGTGATCAGTGGATAAGGATGTTTAACATCTATAGAATTTTCTTCTATAATTTGATTTGAATAGGCAGAGATAAATTTCTTTTTTAAAGAATTTGGCATTGTAGCAGTTAGTAGAATTACACTAGCTCCTATTTTTGCCTGTGTCTTTAAAAGTGATTCAATCAATTCATTCATATAACTATCATAAGCATGAACCTCATCTAGAATCAGGACTTTATTCATCATCCCAAAAAGTCGCAAGGATTGAAACTTAGAAAGAAGTATAGAAATTAAAACTTGGTCTATTGTTCCAACAGCAACATCAGCTAACGTCGACTTTTTACTGCTATCCGCTAACCAAGCAATACAACTAGCAGAAGCTGATTCTTCATCTTGAGCATAAGAAATATCCTCAGGAATTTTTTCTGATATAATCGTATCTTTAAATATATCAGACAATCCTCTTGCACCATGAGCCAATACTAATGAAGCTTGCGAATTTAGTTCATACAATTTTTGATAAAAAGAAGCAACACGGTTATACATTCCATTAGCCGTTGCCATAGTTGGGAGACCGATAAACAGTCCATCGCTACCAGTTGTTTCCATTAACCGCTTAGCTAGAATAAATGAGGCTTCTGTTTTTCCTGCTCCTGTAACATCTTCTAGAATGATCAACTGTGGTTCATTTTGTATTTTCAAAGAATCGCAGGCGGCCTGAAGCGGTGTAGGTGAAAAAGATAAATTATCAGCAATATTCGAAAATAATTCTGATGGAGTTGCGTATTTGGATATTTTGCATGGTAAAACTCCTGCTATTGCAATTGCTTTTCTAGCTCGTGGAATGGCGAAATCATTCCAATATTTTTCTAAAGAAATTTTATCTGATTTGAATTCAAAAATTTCCTTGTTTGAACCAATCCAATCACATAATACGGATAAGCCGGCTAACCAAAAGGAAGTTCTTGTAAGTCTACCCTTTACATCTTCAAAATCAATCGTCGTAAATTTTTCTACCATTGAGCCTGATAAAAATAAATGATATGTATCACTTAAGAAGTGAAAAGACTCTTTTATATTGTTTTCAAGAAACTGTGAATATATATCAACTGTATTGCCAGTGTAGCCAGTATTGGATGGAGGTTTGCCATGATGACCAGTTGTAATCGAAACGAATAATTCTAGAATATCCTTTACCTTTCTATTTTCTATAAAGTTCAGATTAAAAAAATTTGATTCAAGTAAAATACCATTTAAATTACCGCGCTTATTAATGAGAAATTTATTTTTCCAGAGTATAAAACCTAAACTGTCATGTCGAATTATGTAATTTTTTGCCGTTGATCCAGGATTGAGTTTTGAATAAATACTTTTAACTTGACCTTGAAAAGCATCGGAAAATTTTCCAAGATCATGAATGGCAAGAAAGAACAGGAAAAGATTTTTAAATAAAGCTGATTCAATGCCCGTCAAAGTAGAAAATCTAGATAATAGCTTCGGATTTTCCTCAAGTAATACTTCCCCCACCGCAGAAACATCCAAACAATGATAAGGCAAGAGATGGTAATTGCCGGCTATATCTGCCTTCCCCCAATATTTAAAATATCCGTTTGACTCGTCCAATTTACTCATAACTAAAGTTTACAGCGAAGCTAGGACAAAAGAGGGCAAAAGAACAAAAAATTGTCTGAAAAAGTAAGAAAGTGAACGTTAAATGAAAAAAACCTAACATTTGCTTATTTTTAGTGTTCCAATTTTCGATTTTTAAAGGGTCATGGCAAATAAAAATCTACAAGAGCTACCAAAATTTGAAGATAATTGGAGTTATCTCTACTTCGAGAAAGGGAAAATCGATCAGTTTCAAAAATCAATAGCCTTTCATTTTCTCGAAAAGACCGTCCCGATACCTATTGAAACGATTACTTTACTGATGTTAGGTCCAGGAACCACGATCACCCATGAGGCAATCAAAAGAATCAGTGAAAGTCGCTCACTCGTGGCGTGGACTGGAGAAATGGGCGTTCGATTTTATTCCGCAGGGTACACAGGAACGTATTCTGCGAAAAATCTCCTTAAACAAGTTGAAAGTTATGCGAATCCACTAAAAAGAGATCGCATTGTTCGCCGAATGTACCAAATGCGCTTCCAAGAGGTTCTCGATCCGTCTTTGTCAATTGAACAAATTAGAGGGAAAGAGGGAGCAAGAGTTCGTAATATCTATAAAACATATTCCGAATCCATCGGTGTTGAATGGAAGGCCCGCTCCTATGACCAGTCAAATTGGGATTACTCGGATCCCTTGAACAGAGCATTATCGTCGGCAAATGCTTGTTTATATGGAATCGTTCATGCGGCTATTTTAAGTTCAGGATTTTCTCCAGGCATCGGATTTGTGCACACAGGAAAACAATTATCATTTGTGTATGATATTGCAGATTTATACAAATCAGAAGTTTCGATACCTCTCGCGTTTGATGTTGTTAAGGAAAGCAATTTCGATGTTGAACGACGTGTCCGATTTCAATGTAGAGATTATTTCAAAGCCGCAAAACTGATGAAACGTATTATTCCCGATATAAAGGAGTTGCTCTATGGTGGTGATATTAATGCAGAAAGCGAAGATTTCCCAGAGGGGAGAGATGTCGCGATTAGCTATTGAAATCAAGGCGGGTGTCTTTGTTGCAACGATAAACGCGCGGGTTCGAGATGAACTCTGGAAACGAATGACGGAGGAGTGGCGAAATCCATGTATCATGATCTTCAGCATGAATAACGAACAAGGTTTTGAGATTCGAACATTTGGTGATCCAGAACGTGAGGTTTTAGACTTTGATGGCTTATTTCTCTTGGCTCGACCTTCAGAAAACCGAACCTCGGATGATTTGTCAGAGGTTGATGATACAAAAATAGATTGAAAGGCCTGTCAAGTGATAGTTTACTATACATGTATTTAGCCTATTCCCCACGCATGTGGGGTTGAACCGAACTCATCGCCTTTCTTGATATCGAACAAAGCTATTCCCCACGCATGTGGGGTTGAACCGTGACCGTTTTGCTTTTTTCTCTTTTTCCTCTTCTATTCCCCACGCATGTGGGGTTGAACCGAAGCTGAAACAGCTTATAGGGAAAATGCATAACTATTCCCCACGCATGTGGGGTTGAACCGACTCTCCTTATGCCAGAAACCAAAAGGGAAAACTATTCCCCACGCATGTGGGGTTGAACCGATTACGCCATCCTGGAGATTTATCCTGTCAGCCTATTCCCCACGCATGTGGGGTTGAACCGGCCACCCAAAGTCGTTCCCTGTTAGGGTTACTCTATTCCCCACGCATGTGGGGTTGAACCGTCAAACAGGCTTTTATTGGTTCGGTCATTTCCTATTCCCCACGCATGTGGGGTTGAACCGGGACAAGGGCTTTTTTTTCGCCTTCAACGATTCTATTCCCCACGCATGTGGGGTTGAACCGACGAGTACGCTATGATTTTTACGCGCGAATTTCTATTCCCCACGCATGTGGGGTTGAACCGTAGACCCGGAGCAACGAAGCCCCGTAATTTTTCTATTCCCCACGCATGTGGGGTTGAACCGGATTTCATTTAGTACCCCAGGGATTCGTATTTCTATTCCCCACGCATGTGGGGTTGAACCGAAAGTCTTTTCAGTTTCTCGTCTGTTGTGCCACTATTCCCCACGCATGTGGGGTTGAACCGGATTGGTCCTACCGTCGGCCCTAAAGGAGTGACTATTCCCCACGCATGTGGGGTTGAACCGAAAACGAGGTGCTTGCGGTGTCATATGATGCCTATTCCCCACGCATGTGGGGTTGAACCGTAATCTCCTATATCTATCAAATACTCTGTTCTCTATTCCCCACGCATGTGGGGTTGAACCGGAGGATTGAATCCGCCATTAACTATCCCTTTTCTATTCCCCACGCATGTGGGGTTGAACCGTCTAACGGACTCGTTACCTTTGAACCGATCCGCTATTCCCCACGCATGTGGGGTTGAACCGCAGAATACCAAATCAGAGGATATTTGAAAAGCCTATTCCCCACGCATGTGGGGTTGAACCGCGGAACTACTGCCGTAGCAGATGCAAGCGTTACTATTCCCCACGCATGTGGGGTTGAACCGCTAAAAATGTATGAGGGGGTCGCACACTTTTTCTATTCCCCACGCATGTGGGGTTGAACCGGTGGTTATCCTTGCAACAAGGCGGGATACTCGCTATTCCCCACGCATGTGGGGTTGAACCGTCACAAGACACGGACATATCACTCCTTTAGGGCTATTCCCCACGCATGTGGGGTTGAACCGGATAAAGGGTTTTGGCAAAGGTCATTAAATTCCTATTCCCCACGCATGTGGGGTTGAACCGAAATTTGTTCTTCATTTAAACGGTGGTATTTTCTATTCCCCACGCATGTGGGGTTGAACCAATAAATAACAAATCGGAGGGTGAGCCGATACTCTATTCCCCACGCATGTGGGGTTGAACCCCACGGCTGGATTGTAAAGAACCACAAATTTACTATTCCCCACGCATGTGGGGTTGAACCGGTATCAATGTCAATGTAGAGTTTAGGGATATGCTATTCCCCACGCATGTGGGGTTGAACCGTTTCGGCGTTTATCATAGACGACTTGCGAATCCTATTCCCCACGCATGTGGGGTTGAACCGTAGCCCAGTTGCCTTAGTGTAGTTGTTGTTACCTATTCCCCACGCATGTGGGGTTGAACCGCAACATTATCTCCAAGGGTAGACGGATCTCCTCTATTCCCCACGCATGTGGGGTTGAACCGCGGAAGCGAAGCTTTGCTTTTGTGGTTGAAAGCTATTCCCCACGCATGTGGGGTTGAACCGTTCTCGAGCACCTCTTCATCCAGGACACAACGCTATTCCCCACCCATGTGGGGTTGAACCGCTGAGAGCTTACATCGTCATCGTCACCTTTAGCTATTCCCCACGCATGTGGGGTTGAACCGAAACCGACGTTGCAAAAAGACAAGCACTCGCACTATTCCCCACGCATGTGGGGTTGAACCGGATGGCTCTATGCTGAACGAGCGTCTCGCAATCTATTCCCCACGCATGTGGGGTTGAACCGCAAGATGAGTTCCCACCCCGCTCGGCCCGATTCTATTCCCCACGCATGTGGGGTTGAACCGCATGGGGCAACGCAAATTTTGGTTCCGTTTCGCTATTCCCCACGCATGTGGGGTTGAACCGTGCAAGAGCCTTTTCTAGTGCCTCGCCTGTAACTATTCCCCACGCATGTGGGGTTGAACCGAAAGGTAAGTCAAAAGAATGAAAGTTCATCCACTATTCCCCACGCATGTGGGGTTGAACCGCTTTGGAAAATCATGGCTGGGCAAATGCAAGCTATTCCCCACGCATGTGGGGTTGAACCGGAATTGATTGTTACGGATGAAATCACAGTAGCTATTCCCCACGCATGTGGGGTTGAACCGATAGAAAGGCACTTAAAGAAAAGTATCTCCCGCTATTCCCCACGCATGTGGGGTTGAACCGTTGAATGAAGAGTGAAAGGGAAAGCAACGTCCCTATTCCCCACGCATGTGGGGTTGAACCGATCAGAGTTTGGCATAAGGATCTTAATAACAACTATTCCCCACGCATGTGGGGTTGAACCGTATATTTGTATATTGATACGGTAGGGGACATTCTATTCCCCACGCATGTGGGGTTGAACCGTAAACCTAGACGGTCATTGGATGAGGATTGTACTATTCCCCCCCACGCATGTGGGGTTGAACCTAACGCGAAGAAGGCTTGCCTGACGTATTGCACCTCTGTTCATTTATAACAACTCTTAGGTTATGGCTGGAGCCACTCTCTTCTTATCGTTGAGCGA
Encoded here:
- the cas1e gene encoding type I-E CRISPR-associated endonuclease Cas1e, whose translation is MANKNLQELPKFEDNWSYLYFEKGKIDQFQKSIAFHFLEKTVPIPIETITLLMLGPGTTITHEAIKRISESRSLVAWTGEMGVRFYSAGYTGTYSAKNLLKQVESYANPLKRDRIVRRMYQMRFQEVLDPSLSIEQIRGKEGARVRNIYKTYSESIGVEWKARSYDQSNWDYSDPLNRALSSANACLYGIVHAAILSSGFSPGIGFVHTGKQLSFVYDIADLYKSEVSIPLAFDVVKESNFDVERRVRFQCRDYFKAAKLMKRIIPDIKELLYGGDINAESEDFPEGRDVAISY
- a CDS encoding CRISPR-associated helicase/endonuclease Cas3 — its product is MSKLDESNGYFKYWGKADIAGNYHLLPYHCLDVSAVGEVLLEENPKLLSRFSTLTGIESALFKNLFLFFLAIHDLGKFSDAFQGQVKSIYSKLNPGSTAKNYIIRHDSLGFILWKNKFLINKRGNLNGILLESNFFNLNFIENRKVKDILELFVSITTGHHGKPPSNTGYTGNTVDIYSQFLENNIKESFHFLSDTYHLFLSGSMVEKFTTIDFEDVKGRLTRTSFWLAGLSVLCDWIGSNKEIFEFKSDKISLEKYWNDFAIPRARKAIAIAGVLPCKISKYATPSELFSNIADNLSFSPTPLQAACDSLKIQNEPQLIILEDVTGAGKTEASFILAKRLMETTGSDGLFIGLPTMATANGMYNRVASFYQKLYELNSQASLVLAHGARGLSDIFKDTIISEKIPEDISYAQDEESASASCIAWLADSSKKSTLADVAVGTIDQVLISILLSKFQSLRLFGMMNKVLILDEVHAYDSYMNELIESLLKTQAKIGASVILLTATMPNSLKKKFISAYSNQIIEENSIDVKHPYPLITQVVLNQSPILIPVATREEVKRTVKVELIHEEGEIYKLIQKSIHENKCVCWIRNTVTDAMNSYEMLTSDGNYKKENIVLFHARFAMGDRLDKEQQVLELFGKESNAIKRSGKIVIATQVVEQSLDLDFDIMVTDLAPIDLIIQRAGRLHRHTRDQLGNRVFAKDQREKPVLYVYSPLVNDEPEKNWYSSVFRGGAKVYPDHGKLYLTAKVLKQKGEIKMPEEARTLIDFVYGDKEAIPQSLIEITNENNNIDKQKASQAKNNTINLESGYTAIDNETIWNDINAPTRLGEETIKVSLAKWEEGKLTPWYNKGSYPWANSEVKVMSYILKYEKISEDNDLNKAIDACKENLPDKGKYSILIPLTKNELGNWIGTVLDKQNNEVFVSYNEHIGFRKMKQGEEA
- the cas2e gene encoding type I-E CRISPR-associated endoribonuclease Cas2e; translated protein: MSRLAIEIKAGVFVATINARVRDELWKRMTEEWRNPCIMIFSMNNEQGFEIRTFGDPEREVLDFDGLFLLARPSENRTSDDLSEVDDTKID